tatgagtaaaaccattggctacgagtctagcttgacttttgagccatggatttatctcttacttcatggcattgaaccacaatgtggagttttctccactcatagcatgtgaaaacaattttggatcatctttatgtctaatgtcaacatcagactctagGAGGaatacaacataatcactaagaattgttgatctccttattctataggattttcttaattctactttctctgcattttgcaaaatCTAAGTAGATTCAAACTGAACCTATTCTTCATGAGTTGACAATTCTAAGACTGATTATAGCTCAAGGTAATCAACTTGATTTTCCATAAGTACAATCAAACATCTTTCATATGAAGGAGCCTCAGTCAACTCTCGTGTTTCCTCTAAGTGAAACCTTTAAGGATaaacactcccactaggttcaacatcctctagaaattttacaaccAACAATCCTAgaaggataataaaacctaCAACCCCTTCGAGTTTACTGAATAACCTATAAAAGATCGGTTGGTTGtctttgaatctaatttccatAGGCGAGGACTATAAAtcccctctttagcaaggcaaccccatatgtgtaaataatttaaacttggcttccatttatttcataaaaggtgtcttaagggCAGCCTTAAATGGAAtcatgtttaacatatacacaacggtcttcaaagctttactctataagggtaatagcagattagtattactaatcatttcccttttgtgtgcacctaccttaatactttatgcctatatcagatcttatgatcttcatgttgtttctcttcttcttcctaataggtattgaaagcattgaATACCTCAGCTTtattatttagaagatagagatacataaaccttatatggtcatcactaaaagagataaaaatatctctgaccatttaggcaatgagtatgaaaaggtcaacacctttcaatgtacatgatctcaagaatttcaaaatgctctctttggcacctttagtggtcttgttggtatgctttcccttatgcaatccacataagtaccaaagtcagtaaattaccgacttttattttctgtatggagatatatttcaatctctaaagtcataacaagagcatttttaaattctcaaagactctactttacgtcaacatcagtatgcagaaataaacaaataattttgtttcaaaagttagGACGTAGgccaattttaaatagactttaaataaatcCCCAACTAATATTCcacccaaaataagaaaaatttcaagtttaaaatgaaattgaaattttttaacaaactaaacttgaaaataaatttctaaaagattatggaatataaaacatttttgaggtcaaaattataactgaattttaaaattaacctatagatcccaacaacctccaattataaacacgtgttattcattttaagaagactctgcatttgtgttgacaacgtggattgttaaatcataatcaatccacaacatatttgaatgagtcattaaaagagattcacgacatactagatatatgagattatctttaagTCATTTTtcatacttcatgcaatctttctttatatgcccttaattttccttattgcatgagaaaaaaGTATCTTgtttgccataatactttattggcaacttattctcatgctttaactgatggacatgattgcatttattggtctttTCCTAAATAAtaatgtgaacactttatggattctctcatcttcttgaaCACACACGGTTAGAAGTTcctttactaaccatttatccttatgtgtgtttaaaagataaaattctacacttagaagagagaattcaaaaaatgaaatagaccaataatgactcaaaaatctcaaccTTTAGCGACTTAagctaagctataatatccttcattcccataatgggattagaaaCACTTTAGAAACAGTAAAAGATttatctttaaagctttttctattaagGTGCTgaccaagttttgtttgaacttactaaatgttcataaacaacctttataaaactttggccctaaaacattcaggaataaatccctgatgactttagtaacatgagatttcatgaacatctaacttaggTGGTTAAATcgctcccaccgttcatgcttaataatctcacgtggcgtacttaattccgcaggagtaggtggtttgtccacacggagcaccAAATTTTTAACAACCTAAgtgaaaaaaacatattaatatttttttagtcagaaaaatattaccttaaagTATTGGAACATAAAACTACCACAGGGTAGAGTAATAGGAATAGCTGCAATcaccaagaaaattaaaataagaatactttaatgctatgaagtaacttcaTTTTAATTAGCCAATGCAAATTTAAacagtaaatttcaacctacctatgggcaaaggttgcatcacgcatgaaatttactctttattaataagtctaataaatttaaatattaataaagaaaattctctgtacctgtgggcaaccgagagaaattttatttttaatactaaattttgtatcttattctaattaagtcataaaaataaaaacctccatgtggggataagtaattaaatttatgaattaattacaagacagatgttaatttttctatatgaagttcatgtgtatgatctttatgttattattataaaattgagatgttgtggctctcccaaaatcataataatcacgctgcaattcatgaacatctaattaaaaattctttatgatgttcatacgtgtaatcctgatgtaattatcattaaaaaatgggatgctgtggctttcccaaaattattttgataattacgtatgtgtaatcctgatgcaattatcattacaaaattaggatgctatGGCTCtccaaaaattattatgataattgcgacttcattaatatctaacaactttatagatgcccacaaatgactccaagaatataacaaaccaatacctaaatggggtaaataGCATTTTCCAAGGCGCAACCAGGTGGGTTCCCAGGAAAGTGGGGGCGGtcacttggacacacttaaatcccaagactttcctagccagaactttcctaaacattgcattcttggatatgactgtaaacacaccagtatatatggtattgttaattattcttagatctagacatcaagcaatttatatttaaacaatataaattcaacaattaaaaatatattccacaaTCCATGTatcaaagaaacaataattttaatacagatCAATGCAAAtgataagagaaataaaattacaatatgAGGACATAACAAAATACATGGcccaatggtttagtaagtggcctTAGACTCTTTACACTTGGtcaacccaagttctaaaccccacatgAGCCTAcaatttttaattcttgatgggctaTTGAAATGGGTTGTTGTATTGGGTTGGTCCAATTAAGTCAACCCACTTAATTGGGTCGGGTCCGAAAAGTAAAAAACTAGATCGAGTTGGGTTTATGGGTTtctgtatagtgctggcccaaatcAGGgcaatccaattttttttaaaaaatttggatagGGCCTTTTGGGTTTCTAGATTGGGCTGACCCGAATGAGTTGGCCCACTTAGCAACTCGACCCGCACTTTAAAATTAATACCCAACCCAGAAAccttaatgggtcgaaaccctacccggtCACCAAGCAACctgacccgtaatgttccagatgggttgaaaaccctaaaaaatggaaccctagccgccacccttttatgaaaatacccatattaaGATTACGGCAACTCAAAaataggcagtatatcacaatacacagaatagtgataataaaaaaaaaatagccatatcaaatttatgggttttcaaacGTATGTGAACAACAAATTTAATTGAATCCACAAAACATCTACTGGATTGAACAAAAATATGTTCACAAAACTATGATTTAACAACCGAACGTGAACAATAAAAAACAGACTATGTTCACAGAAATTATggattcaacaaaaacttattgctaagcaaaatagcatagaagtggctctgataccacatgttagatcATATAAATAAATGATGCTCAAACTAACATGCGTAgtggaaataaaaaaagataggattcaggcttacctctaacCATATTTGCTTaagcgtttccacgatccatctgaagaacaaaaattatttgagggatcttctaacctatgcctatgactgaaTTGCCGTattgatggtgtacacaggctattaatttataggttaggtcagggacccttaaatatggtaaacaccgtattattcctcccatcaaaggaaacaatattattaattgattttaaatcaattaaacgatttcattacggtaatctaaattaatagaaattaccataaccataataccgtatattatatttataataaatataataaacaccgtatatgtggcatatatgtCATATATGGAGACAATATCTTACATGAACCACATGGTCCAAGGGGAGACTCGATCTCTTAAGCGAGAGCGGGAGAATGAGTCTAGATGATGAAAATCTGATTGATGGTGAAGAGTAATGGATTTGGTAAAGATTGCAATTTTATaggtaaaaataatattcacaTATTAGGTCGGATTAgtaaaagattttttattttttattttattttattttattattattattattttttctgagtgagagagaaaagatGGGAATCAGCTTGTGGGGATTTTTCTGTCAaaattccttctttctttcaagCACTTCCAAAGCTTCTCTGAATGCctatttttatgtgtttttcatGCACCACCAACGACGTGGTTTGTGCAAAATGAATCTTGACCTTTCTTGTATTAATCGGagatgtttatttattattattatttttttttttataaaatgttaaaatcttattaatgattatttcaaaattaacccaaaaaaaatgaaaagaagcaTTATAGTATGCTAGAAATATTCATTAAGATTTCCTCCAATCACGGGGCGCCAACAGTGaagtatatatattgattttgtgATGTGCTTGCACAGCTAGTAGACCCACCGCATGTCTAGGCTAGATTGACAAAAGTTGTATATGGATGGCTTCCAATTGtggctctttttttctttttctttttttctcttttctattatATGAAgaagcaaaaattaaaataggaaTAAAGGCTAGAGGCAGAAGTGGAATATTCGAAGGCGAAAAGAGGCAGATGAAATGAATTATCTATATTTGCATCTACTCTTAATTATTGGCCGGAGGagttttttatttggaaaaaaccACAAGTGTAAATTAATGtaattgaagagagagagagagagagagagaaagagaggtgGAGATTGAGAATCAGACAGCTGTTAAGAATCAAAGGTTTGATTGCTAAATATATACATAGAATCCAACTAATGGCAACCGCTGGCCTCCTCAAATCTATCCAGGCCATGGAAAAAGTCTGGCTTTCCTTAAATTTATAAGACATCCTAAACACCCCACGTCTCTTCACAATCAATTTCTCTTCTTcaacctttctctctctcacgatcGAGGGAAAGCAGAAAGTAGAAGATCGGCGCGCGTCTTTAACTAATTAACCTGTCATTAAGGATGGGTAATTGTGCCGGTTCGCCAAAAACCAAGGCAGACCACGATGCGGTTCCAGCACCTGAGCCGGCTAAGGAGGAGTCGTTGGCCATGACGACCAACGAGGAGGCCAAGCTTCAGCCACTAGAGAAGAAGGAAGTTAACGTTGGACATCAAGATGAAAAACAGATTATTGATGCTGCTCACAATGTTAACTCCCTCCATGAGAATAACACCCCGTCCCTTGGCTCCTTCCTCGTTGAGgtatatattctttatttatttcatataaTCTGAGTAGGTGTGAGGAAGAGAGATGACCAAGAGGAGGAGAGGGAGAATATATATAAGGCTTTCAAAGTGCAATTGTCTATCGATATATATTGCTTGCAATTTGGACATTCGCCATTGTGAGGCTCACTTATCTAACAAGTCTTTGGGCGGCCCGAGACCTGCCCAGGTAGATCGATAAGCCTCTTTCACAATTTCCTGCTTAGCGGTGTACAGTGAGAGATTAGTGGTGgaaattgatttattttcaagaaaatcaatattttacgCCGCAAAATATCCTTTGCACCAAAACAAACATGACCAAGCTAGTCTACTCGTTTATGTATTTATCAAAAATGTTGTAGTTTAGCATAGCACTTTCAACCGATAATGAATGAATAAGAATTTAGGGTATTCTCTAttgttggaaaagaaaaaaaagtaaaaaaaaaaaaaatttccttagagtaagaaaattttattaaaaaagtataaggcgcctctaagtatacatgaagtatacacatAAACAACCCAACTAGCCCATAAAAATGACCCAAGAAGACCCCAAAGACCTACACATCCATAatacccaaaacccacatgaaatCCAATACCCAAAAAACTGAAGAAGCCCCCAACAAATACTTAAACTTGCACTGAAAGCATCCCAACCCAACAAGCCCGACCCCCCGAAACCCACACGAAAACCCAAACAACCtacccaaaaaaccaaaaaacccaaaaccagAGTCAACCGAAGCCAAATTACAAAGCAaactcaaaacaaagaaaaacacgagctacagagagagagaaagagagagagagagagagagagagagagaaaaaaaaaacaaaaaacaaaaaaaggaagaaattttaatcttcctttttgagtttggttttggataaaaaaagTACAAACTACCCTCTTTCTAATTTTACTAACTAAATTGAAATCAGAGTTATTATTGCCAATTAACTTTCAAGGTCACCCATTTTTCATTATAAATCTTTTGCTTTTTCCTCCTCCAtccttcaatttttgtttttgggataGCAAAACAGATATAGAACCAACCACCAAGCCAATTAAGCGCTCATTAGTtaagttattatttattttagaagtttaagatgaatttaatcatttaattaatatttgaatattCTTCTCACGTGTGGgctaaaaatatttcttaataATTAAGTGAATCCTAAGGAGTAGAATATTTAATGGAAGCAAAAAGTGAATCAAATTTAAGCTAatgaaaaatagttattttaattatgtaatcaatattctaaaatttctGTAACTTATTAAATTAcagaatgaagaaaagaaagaagcaaaagagAATGAAAAGACAAGCGAAGTTCCATCAGAGACTAAAGAAGGAGAAAAGGCAAAGACTGAGGAAGCAAAGGGAGAAGAAAAGCCAAAGACTGTGGAGGCAAAGGTTGAAGAAAAGCCAAAGACTGTAGAGACAAAGGTTGAAGAAAAGCCAAAGACTATAGAGACAAAGGTTGAAGAAACGCCAAAGACTCTGCAGGCAAAGGTTGAACCTAAAGCAACCAATATCAAAGCATTTGAGGCTGCAGCAGATGCAAAAGCCGAGAAATCTGAGGAGAGAAAGTAACTAATTAAGTGAAAACCTGCAGAGTGCACACGTCCATGTAATTTACGAGGCCAAATACAGTACTGGTTAAAGAAAATGCAACTTTTATTTCCATTTTGTTCCAAAGAGAAAGCATTTGGGTTGGCTATAGGAAATTGAGTCATGAGTTTGTGGTGCTTCATTATTTCTTGAAGATTATTATTTTCCAAATATTGTTTCTGTTGCTTCTCAATTGATTTATTTCTAGTTTATGTATTGCTTCACCTGCAGTCTAACCAAAAATAGAACCTAGCAAGTGACACCAGTGTACATCAAAACACTTGCATGATGTGGAATAATATTGACAAACTCAAGCTCTAATTGAAGggttataaataaaattgaattgttCCTGAATCATTCgagtttaattatttataaacaccgatttgaatttaattagtTCATTTTATAAATCATGAAATTAATGAgcttaaataataattttggctcgattattaaatgagtctAGCATGTAAGCTCATgcctaatggtcatatttttaaaattttgtattatattttattattctttactatgtttaaaattgcgaatactgaaaaaatttgttttttaaaattatgtttggatggtttagagaacttgagacaaaattgaaaaaagtttgataaaacttgAATAGAATTTAGATTTAGAAAACCTAcacaaacatgtttttaaaaaataattaaaaataaaatgctacccAAAACCTATTGAAATATGTGAACAAGAAATTTGTACTGCACTGAATGTCTAAAGTGTGGAAATATTgtagtttaagagaaaaaaaaaataataaaaaaaaaggaagagagagaaatgaccaaatttttatagttttttaatgatttggtgagtgaacaataCTCACTATTGTTGGTAAGTACAattcactcattttttttttttggtaatagtAATATGGCTGTTGGGAGTggcttttgtgttttttcacCAATATAGCTTTTtggctattttggtgaggctgtTAGGAATGTTCTAAAGGTTTCGAGCCAGTAACCAGATGATGTAGTTTTCAAGTGAATAACGCCAACACCTTTATTGTGTTATCCCGACCATCGATCCCTCAATTAACCCCTATGAAAGATTCACAAATTGACTCCCAAATGAACCACCCTCTAAGTACTTCCCAAACCAATccacaacacttttcttttccaCCTACGTTGACTTTGGTGACCAATCTCTATGAGCAATGGTTCACCTCTCTTAAAGCCCAACTCTCCCAGAATATCAATTTCCACATCTAGAAAACCCACCAGCGTTAGTCAAATCCAAATTCGGAGTTAACTTGTCACCATGAATCACCTTTGGAGAAGAACCAATCTCCCTCCCAAGAAGACCACTCACCCACCTCCTAATCCTCATAACAGTCATCACAAAACTGCCTCCTTGAGTTAATCAAGAGGCGGACAAAGAAGAAGGCTGTGCAAAGACCCATCCAGTAATATGCAAATCTAGGGCTGCCGGAGATCAATCAAAGAGCACACAGGTGAACACGCGAGTGTATCATAATGTGTTATGATGGGCCTCAAATCCAATTGTTGTTTTGTCACTAGCGCACCATGCTTGAATGTGAGTCATGGTTACGGCTTTGGTAATAGCGTGGGCCATGCACCCGAGGTCAAACTCGGTCaggctgctagtatatgacgaTATGCGTACATATCCGGAGCACCGATGTTGTATTACAGATCCCTTAAGACATCGCCAACCCTGCCAGGGAGGGGTTAATATCCTAAGTAGACTATATAGGATGAACTATGACATATACgtatacaaatatattttttagcaTGATTTCCCCTAAattaaactataagtatttccCCTAAATTATGCCTTTATAAATGTTTTCAGATGAAACCATGACCTTTTAATGAGAGCATAGTAACGGGggctgttagttttgttggctgcattttgttgacaaaatcactatcatgtaatgttacTGTCATAATcaaggatgccgtatatttcaaaatcttcaaagtatttagagaaaggctatttcagtgttcaaagaAGATTAACTGCAGATTCCAACTCTGAGAAGTCGAATCCtatgtttccgtccggacggcccagtcatgcCTTCGGAAGCCCATcagtatcgagaagcttctgaacagttcaaggttgcatctgtccggacgtcatggcaacacatccggacgctcttcaaaaTTCGAAAAGATTCCAGCTATCTTTACAGACACGaattgggaagacagcttgcacccgtccgaacgacatggcaacaccatccggatgccgagatccttgataaggaaattgcgtgcatacaTATTGTATCCGTTCAGACGATAGAtgatagggcaacactgtctgaACGCAGTCTTTGTTATGGCAATTACATGCAAACATAGTGCAACCATCCGAActctaaggcaacaccgtccagaagtggccttaatatggaaacgcgtgAAACGCATtatggaaagctggttgcacaactgaccgtccggacgcactatGCTTTCGTCCAGACGCCTcttagagaaatcagagacaaaCTCGATTTAGGtattcttagcctataaatagaggcctctaggcctGTATTCTTTATAGAATTCgctattgaattctttatagcttagagaatatgtttaaggagatattgtgaagatttgctagctctcaagctgttgccggaGTGCTGTTGTTGTTTCGTGTGAATTTTATCTtagagaggagccctaaggtaaaggaatccattgaagtccccttcaagtaggtgacttggttgggaaacattcacg
The sequence above is drawn from the Alnus glutinosa chromosome 11, dhAlnGlut1.1, whole genome shotgun sequence genome and encodes:
- the LOC133882548 gene encoding uncharacterized protein LOC133882548 gives rise to the protein MGNCAGSPKTKADHDAVPAPEPAKEESLAMTTNEEAKLQPLEKKEVNVGHQDEKQIIDAAHNVNSLHENNTPSLGSFLVENEEKKEAKENEKTSEVPSETKEGEKAKTEEAKGEEKPKTVEAKVEEKPKTVETKVEEKPKTIETKVEETPKTLQAKVEPKATNIKAFEAAADAKAEKSEERK